The segment CATGCATTTTCCCAATAGTTGTTCCAGTTTTTATCAGTTCAACTAGAGATGGGATTGCCTCCGGTGTTTCTCCGATCAATGCTCGGTACTTGTCCACTGAAGCTAGATAAAACAGAGTCGCAGCTGCTATCTGCCGGGACTCTAACCTGGGTCCCGCCTTGAGAACTTTAAGTATCAACTTCAGTCCTCCACTGTCCATGATCACTTTCTTGCCTTTGACATGCTTGGAGAGCTTCAGTAAAGCTGCAATGGCGTTCTCCTGCGTGGGTGGGTCTGTGGAAGAGAGGAGATTCAAGAGAGGTGGGACAGTGCCGGCCTCGATCAAGCAACACCTATTGAAGACACTTGATTTTGCAAGCAAACGAATCTCGTAAGCAGCCTTGTTTTTCTGTTCGCCTGTTCCAGATACTAGTCTTCTGGcaagaaattttgaaagaaatcttGTAGCTTCTGCGGCTGCTGGACTGTTTACGGAAATGGTCCTTTCTGTGTTACTATTCTGGGTTTCTGTTTTTGCTAGTGAAACGCCATGATCTTCACAGAATTGTTGGATAAGCTTTCGGAGAGCAGAATTAGGCACCAATTCTTTGTTGATCAGCTTCTCACCTGTTTTGGGACAGATGATGTTCCCAGCTCTGAGCCATTTCTGAATCGAGGACCGATCATAAGTCTGGCCCGTAGATACCGTCACTGGATCAGTCATTAGCTCGAGAGAAATGGGGCATCGAAAATCTTCAGGATTCAAGCAACTAAGCATCTCCACGCTGCACCTCCCCTCCGTTTGATCAGTGCCGCTAGACTCTATTTCTTCGAACATCACTCCTCTGCAGTAGCTCATCAACCCCATTAAACTTTTCAATAATGTAACCTCTCTTTCATCACATTCCAAGCTCAGTTCCTCCATAAATCTTATCTCCTTGTTACATTCACTCCAGCTTCGAATCTCAAGGTGATCAAGAACCCTCTTCACAACACTCATATCCGGCTCAATTATCTTCTCGAATTGATTCAAAATCCATATAACATCCTTGGCAGCGCATTCGTCGTTAGCGTCGAGGTCAAATCTCGCCTTCCTGGCTTGCTTGGCCACCAGTTCAACCAACTCCTTCACTTCACTCGTCACATCAATGCAATTCAATGGCAAAACCTCAAGAGCCGTCGCAAACGCCCGAATCAAGACCCGGAACTGAGTCGCAACGAATTGAGACTTCATCAGAATCCAAAGCCGAGCTCCCTCTCGACTGCAGTCTTCCAACAGGAACTGGATTTTCTGGAAAGCGAGATGGAGCTCGGAAAAGCAGAGGACAACGGAGTCCGGCAGAACCGACCGGCGGTCCTGGATTTCTTCGAAAAAGATTGACAGAATTCCGACTTGGCGAAGTGTTTCCCGCGCATTTCGCTTCTGGGTTGGGAAGAATTTTGATTGGTAATTCAGTATGCTGGTGGAGAGAGCGACGAGAGAGCCTAAAAGGGTCACTGGAGAAATGCTTTCGCAGGGGTGAACCGCCGGAAAACTGAGAATACGGCGGTTGGACCGGTTAAAACTTTGAAACATtgaagaagaaataggaaaaaacACAGGAGCTCTGTATTTCGAACTGAAAATAGAGGAGATTCAACCGATCAGTATCTATATATAGAAAAGGGATTCTTCAGAGTATCTGCAGGACACGTGGCAGACGATTATGCGTAGTTCCCAAGACGCGTGTCAGTGACACGTGGGAAACTGCAGTTGGGTGACGCTGCTTCCTAGATACCGCGGAGGTACGGGTGGGATGGTCTTGATGGAGACTGATTTGTGGTTCCCACTGACCGACCGGACACGTGGAGTTGCATTCAGTTGACGCGTACCCTGAAGAACGGGGAAGAGTCCTGTGTGGGCGTAAGCAGAGAGCAATCGAAGCAACTTAGCCGACAGagtattggaaaaaaaaaaagacttacgtgcattaataaatttaattacgTGTCTTTactatgatttaaaaaattggttcGGAATATGCAAATTTACTATTAATCTCACGTGAAAGTATTATCATAAAGTCACATTGATTAAAAAGAAATCGATAATTCACATGTTACATAATGACGTGGAACTAAAAACCTTTTCCAGCATGTTATCCAaaattatattactttttaatagATGACGATTTTTGAAatccaattataaaaacaataccttttctaagaatattttttaattattttaatttatattttttaaatatcataaataattaaaaatatatattaatataaagagCATGTGgttaatttctaattttgtgCGCAAAAATCTGGCAGGCACTGAAGGCAGTTAGTGTTGATTGAGCGCCAGAAGTTGGTCAAATGTAAACAGTAAACACATCATTTAATGGACCAAAAAAGGCTGTCACTTAATAGACGAAAGGGAAAGGAGTATGCCCTGCCCACCATGCCATGGATTTCTAGATTCTTCCAAACAAATATCTTTGAATCTTGAGCTGCATCACCTCCTGGTGGCCACACATTCTATTAACTGCCACTGATTTTTGTTTGTGTACACATGAGATTAGATTGAAAATGTTGACTCTACATACAAGTATGCATCATGGAATGGgattggaaaaagaaaacaattaaatttaaaataaataaaaaatggtttaggCCTAAGCCTAAGCCATAAGATGGACGTGGACCAACCAATTTGTGACTGCTATCACGCGCTTAATCCTTACACGTCACAATAATGCAATGCGTGTCATGGTGACTCATTCATCTGACTATTTCTGAATTGAGAGGTTTCGTTACTATGAAGTCtcttctttatttcattttttgtaagtATTCACATAAATTATCATAAGTGTAGCACTCAACTTTGGTCCAATCTGGCACTACGAGAAACGGGTTTTGGTCGTTTTGAATTTGGATCTAGCCATCTCTGTTTTGGTTGGTTTGCCTGTGATTGGTCCTGCTCTCGAGGGTTCTTCGGAAGATCAACCATATTTGTGTAATTGTTTAGTATTTATGTTCTAATATTAAGATAAAGGTTGAGTCAATACATTCCTGCAAAGGTTTGGTTTTCAAGCAGTCACAGAGCATACAAAGTTCAAAAAACCCCTTGGTCTTGTGGGGGTGCTCACAACCCACTCCTAATCGCCTTTCTGCCAAAATGCATGAGTGCACAAGAGCCATGTGACTTTGTTCATTTGGCCATGAGATAGCAGGTGAACATAAAACCAATCGGATACGGCACACATAAGCATTAACTGTAACAGACATTAAATGTCATGATTGACGCGATTGTTATAAGGCTAAAATACCAAATTTCATGGCTTAAAGACATAATAGTCATTATGAGCTGATTATTATTAGCATTAAAGATAATAACACGCAATCAAAAGCATCATTAAGACATCTAAAAAAACGTTATAATTAAGTAAGAATAAATAATCACTCATAAAAACAAGAAAGGTATACCGTCATATCTccaaaaaaatcatatcttacTCAAGTGTTCAGTCTCTAACTTAAGTTTCAGAAGGACATGCTCGAAAAACTCATCCGGTCATTCCTTTGTACAGGTTGTCGTCTAAGAGGCTAGCCGGCCATTCCTTGATGGCCATGCACCAACATGCCTTACCTTGGGTTCTTTTACGGGCTTGCAACTATAATTTATCGCCCTTCAGTTCCTTGATTAAATGCACAACCATTATTAGATATTGATGAGTAAAGTATGCGCGCTAACTTCCCAGAAACACTTTTCTGAAACAGTTATGCTCATAAATGTGAGCTTACTTTCAGATCAACCCAGACGGCCAGCGTGACTCTCGCTTCTCATGGTTTCTTGTCCAGATGAGATCTTTTACCCGGGCATGAGGCTGTTGTACCACATTTTCTATCCCTCATATTGTCAAAAATAGATTCACATGACCATTGACTCCCCTTTTGACCCTCATCCTTGtcaactcaaaattttaatcaGCACCTTTATGTATTAAAAGCTAAAAATGGATGCATTTTTCATTGAAGGAAaccttttaaatttgaatttagcTCAATTTAATCCCATCAAaacaactttttcttttcttgttttgtcaTGTTTCAAATACtattttcaaatgaatattttatattttttttttcagcacaTTTACCTAAAAAAACCATCATTTGTTTTATAAACTTCAATTATGACATTAGAGTGGAAATTATTAAAGTATggtttgaaattgaaaattattagattGGTACTTCgaaataaagaatataaaataaaaaattaatctcGTTCTCATATATTAATGTACAATGAAAcccttataaaataattttttaaagatttggaaaaattattatcttgaCAGTATGttgatttatcaataaattaataaattattaattattctatgaataaatatttaaataatttagataaagtattatatttttattgtaaggCACTTGTACATGTATAATCTATACATGTAAAAACAATGAATATGGTCAAAAGTTAATTTATAAAAGCTTAAAATACCctcaaaaacttttaaaatatggtCATTAATAGTAAAAGATAGAAaacctcttaaaaaaaaatagatataatgtTAAATGTTTAGAATGTGTGATAAGAGATACGGTAtatgattttgagaaagaattgaattaaaaaaaaaaatagtaataaaaagtCACTCAATattgtattataaatttttatttgctattttCTTATGAACTTCgtcaattaataatttatatttacttAGGGcttaggaatttttaaaaaaattattatcttatacattatgttattaatttagtataCTGGGTTAAGTTATaaccaaaagattttattatttaagggATGTTATTATTTCatcaaacatttatttattaaggtTTTACTATGTTtggatttaattaattttaaaaaaaaaattgctaattttattttttattcccaaaaagtattaagggaagacaaaaattaagaaactttttttttttattgtcttgtacaaaatatcaaactatatatatatataattaaaattttatacatttttaaattatttaatttttatataaagagtTGTATGAATTTAAAGTCGTATACAAAAACAATTTACTAattttgaaaccatttttttttatttaaataaacattttctttcattttacttttcctctatactttttttttttttcctatcatcCTCAAATTCTCGgaaccaaacaaaaccttagttttaaattttttttctcctgaaAAAACCTAACCTAAAAGACTCATAATGCCACAACATAATACCAATCAGATGTTTATTTGCgcaaattctaaaataaaataaaagaggttGGCAGAAAAATAGACTTCACTCATCAAGAAAATATCATATGCAAACCACTTGATAACAAGGCAGGAGGCAGAGCTGAAGTTTGATAAGAGTTGGTGATATATCCTCTGGAGTCTGGAGGCAGTCAAAGTGAAAACAAGCAAAGGGGGTCTGATGATATGGGCGCAATAACAGATTGATGCATCTATGATCATCTTTATTTGTAATGGGCGACACTGGGACAGGCTCACAACCAAGCTGGATTCTTCAGTGGAGTAATCACAGCCTTCACCTGCAAGTAGTTATTGAGGCTGTAGATTCCCTTTTCCCTTCCTACTCCACTCATCTTGTACCCACCAAATGGGATTGCAGCATCAAACACATCGAAGCAATTCACCCATACAGTCCCCACTCTCAATGCTCTTGTCAAGGTGTTGGCAGTGTTGATGTTCTTTGTGAACACCCCTGCTGCTAGACCGTATCGCGTTGAATTTGCCCTCCTAATCACTTCATCAAGGTCCCTGCCATGGAAGAAAAACagcagaagaagaaaggaacaCTGTtcaattcatttcattttaaatcatcttcattctcTGTGACCCAATTATGAATCTAAATGATATCAAAATCGAAATTGAAGTAGTGTGTGAGGAAGTTCTTAACTTACTTGTATTTCAAGATGGATTGTACAGGGCCAAAGATCTCATCCTTTGCAATCAGCATATCATCCTGAACAGTTGATGAAAATGTTGAGTTATGTACTTTGGAGATTTTGAGTTAGAGCAGTCAGATGGGTGGAATGAATAGTACCTGAACATTTGAGAAAACAGTGGGTTGGACAAAGTAGCCTTTTGAGCCAATTCTTCCACCTCCACATTCAAGGGTGGCATTGCTTTCAATACCAGATCTTATGTATCTGAGAACCTTCGCAAATTGCTCTGGGTCGATCTGGAATTTTTACAACAACCATAAAACATCACTTAACTCTTTGAACTTTATATAGTCTTAGCCACAAGCATCAGATTTGCATTCCAAAATGATGACCACAATGAGATGGGATAGCACATTTGATGtcccaggaaaaaaaaacctaggatcttttggttttaaatgttttgttttaataattttagtgaAACAAACAGCCCAACGCTCTGTGCCTTGTTGTCTTGCAGTGTGGTTGTAAAACAAACTGATCCATAAATCAAATACCAGAAATAATACGAGCCTACTTCAGTGAGGGTGTTGATGAATTTGACAGATGACTTTGGAATGAGTAAAATGTATGAAAATCAAGCAATGTTTATATCAGTGAGTGTACCTGAGGACCTTGCTCGATGCCCTTCTTGAAAGGATCACCGACCGTGCGACTCAGAGCACGTGCCTTTGCTTTCTCAATAAACTCATCGTATACACTCTCATGAACAAATGTCCGAGACCCAGCACAGCAGCATTGTCCCTGCAGAGAGCCTCACGGTTATAATCAGTGTGCTCAAATCCTCCTACTCTAGCATTGGGGAAGTTCATGAAACGAACCTGATTAAAGAACAGAGCAAAGTGTGCTAGCTCTACAGCTTGATCAATGTCAGCATCCTCACATACAATGAAAGGTGATTTACCTCCAAGCTCTAGCGTTACTGGTTTAAGATTGCTTTTTGAAGCCAATTCTTGTACAATCTTACCAGTATCAGTCGACCCCGTGAAAGCAATCTGCAAAGATAGGAGTGACGGTCTCAAGAGTGAACATGCCCAAAATAAGACTAAAAGGTAAATGTCCCCAGTATTCAAAGATACTGAGAAATGGTATCCTAGATGATCAAGCATATTTAGAGTGAAAATTCAGCTAAACAACATAAATTGGATCCTTTATTTCCCTACAAATGTTTGTATATTCCAGAATTCTGATCACACTGTATTTATCATACCAACTTCTTACATTGTGTGAAGTCAGAGATCTTATACCAGATAAGAGGAGTTCTTGAAAAAAGGATAAATCATCTCGAGTATAATTCAAATTCCATAAAAAGACCAAATCAGGGAATTAAAGCTCTTAAATAACCTTGTCCACATCCATATGACTAGCAAGAGCAGCACCAGCAGTCGGACCATAGCCAGACACGATATTTAAAACACCGGGAGGAAGACCAGCCTGCCACAAAGAgcaaaaataagattaaaatatgATCGTCAGGGAAGAGTTGTGGATGTATCATCCACATACTGCAAAAGAATAAACAATTTTGAGGAAACTGCAACATCAAAGTACATAATTGAAGTGGGATCAGAGATGTATTGCATTATAATCATTTATAATTCAACACACTTCTTTGTTTCTGTTTGATTGCTTGAGTTCATTGGACCATAACCTGATTGGAATTCAAGAAATTATCTAACAGTAGAGAACAACTATTCGGTCCTGCTATACTATTAGGTTTGCTATAGATGTACACCATACCCAAACTGGATCTACCATCAAAAAGTTATTCATGGTCATTAACATCTCATTCTTTCTTCGTTTACTCTTATTAACATATGCTAAAATAAATGTCTTAGACCATTTCAGGAGAAGATTTGGAGTGATTCAATGGCCCCCACAAACTTACCTCATGAAATAGCTTTGCCGCAAAGAAAGCAGTCAAAGGTGTTTGCTCTGCTGTCTTTAGGACAATGGTATTACCACATGCTAGTGCAGGTCCAACTTTCCAAGCAAACATCATAAGAGGAAAATTCCAGGGAATAATCTGTCCCGCAACACCAATTGGCTCGTGCAATATCTGAACATGGTGTGGGCCATCAGCCTGAACTGTTAAACCATGGATTTTATCTGCCCAACCTGGATAATTATGGTAtgatttgttaaaaatttcatcAATATGTGTAGGATATTGAAGAATGACTTAAATGTAAAAGCAGCAAGGGAACATGGACATCAATTCGTCTTCATGCTTTCACCTGCATAATAGCGAAATAGACGAACAAACAGTGGCAATTCAGCTTTGGCAGCCTGTTCATATGGCTTCCCATTATTCCATGTCTCTAGAGCTGCAAGCTCATCATTGTGTTTCTCGGCTAAATCAGCAAACCGCAACAATATCCGTGACCTTTCCTGAAGCAAAATTATAAGACACGAACAAATCAGAAACTATTCACATACCAAGGCAATAGAAAAATGGACAAAAAAGGGGTGGTTTTTTACATAGGGGCTCATCCTTGGCCATGGTCCTTCATCAAACGCCTTTCGAGCAGCAGACACTGCCCGATTGATATCTTCTGCGTCACCTTCTGCAACATTAGCAATCACTTCTCCCGTGCGAGGGTCAAAGGTTGGGAATGTTTTTCCTGTAATGATACCGACATTGGTTTCATACATGATTTATTAATGATGGAAACATTGCCTGCACAAAAATGATTACCCGATGCTGCATCTACAAATTGCCCATTAATTAGAAGTTGAGTGTAATTTATCTGAACAGTTGGAGTGATGAGTTCTTCAACTGCTGCTGCTGCAGTGCTAAAGCGATGGATGCTTTTCCCTCTGTTGAAATTTTTGCCTGAAAATTATAATTGACAGAGGCTAATCGAAGTAAATAAATCGGCCAATCCAATACAATGTGGAACTTTCgaagaaaaaaatacatggGAAAATTAATGTAGCCCGATTCCAAGGAAACATAGAGAGAAAACAGGAAAAGAATCAAGGATTTGTTTGGATGATGGAAATTGGATTTGATCTAGAAATCCCTTAGTCGAAATTCAACACTCCTGCTTTgacttttgaattgtttttctagACTTGGGTTTGCCATTCAAAGCATCCAAATTTTCGAGTTAAGCTTGTGCCCTCCCAACTTCAATTCCAATTCAAAAGGGCCCAGTTCCTTGCTACCAAACACACCCCGCgagaaaatggaaggaaaatgaTTTATGTATTTTCGAATAAAACGAATTTTCCTCAAAAGGGATCCAATCAACAGTAATTTATACCGTTCCTGCAGCTGTTTGACTGTTTCTGCTTTCAAATGAATATCAGAATCAGAAACAAGGAgcaggaaaaaggaaaaaaaaaattaaaaggaaaattctcttcACAAACAAATAAAGTTTTGGTAGCTCAATAGGAAAACACATTTAGTCACCGAATCAGGTTCTTTAAAGATCACCCACTCAATATTttacagtttttttttcttttttccataaaTTCTTCCTTTATTTCAATTTCATGGACACAACTCAAAGATTGACTCATGACATACAAACAAACCCAACAAAGGAAAACAACCAAAACCCAGAAACAGAAGAGCACAACCATCATCACCATCggccaaaaaagaaagaaagaaagaagaacaaTGAAGAAGAGTGAGTGAAGTCAcctagagaaagagaaaaagcagaagagacagagagagaACGAGAGAGCAACGAGGAGATCCTCCTAGCCGCCATGGCTAGATGCAGAGATGAGCTCCAAAACTTATGATAAACAGTAGCTTCTCCACCACAGATTTGTTAAAAccacccaccaccaccactagaCGAAGTAGCAAGCAAACAACGCTCTCTACATCACCCTACAACTTCCCGTGcataaatttattcatttcctGTGAGCCGATGCTTATCCCTACAATCCTTTTTGGAACTTTTTTTCAGCACAAAATACAACCTTTTggctttttctccttttcaatCTTCTTCAAGTATTAACACTTTCTGTGACCAGAATTTCGGAAGAATTGTCATTAAGCTTTTAAACatattcactatttttatttattttaattaatataaataaataatattataatatataaatttattttattaaatcatattcaagtaaacaaaaataaataattttaattttaattttaatttaaaatttaactaaaaaaactaatataataataataaagttttcTTGTTGTCTTCCTCGTCCAAATATGTATACATCAAAGTGAGATTGAAATGATAGCATCAAGGCCTTCCACGTCATTGTTGTCCACGTGTCAAAAGGATATTTAATACTATCGTCATATGGACCCAAGATTCGACCGTAAAATATTACAGaggataaaataaagaaagaaatttaaagatgatgatgatgggtCATTCCTTAGGTCGATACAAATGGCCCTACAAAGGGCGGCCACCTGGGTATCTGTTGGGCTCAATTGTCCTACGTGGAGGGCATTCTGTGCTGCATctataatttgttttatattaatattattgtatCCGTCTTTGTAGGCATGGAGGATGGGATGATATGGAGAGAGTTCAAAAATGTGCtatcaaatatttttggaaattgagTACCACATTCGGAATTAGGTGCGGtcgtaggttttttttttttttaattatttataaattattcaatataagaaaaaatcgtctcaaatcaaataaaaggtGAGAAAAGGGTGGTTGGAAATTTGGAATGTCAAACCCTTACCAAATGCAATAATTCGgactaacaataataataataattattattattataatgatgatgatgataaatgaatgtgaactataaaatttattttttattttaatatattctcaatttttatttaaagaaaatggaaaataaaaatagatatttaaattatgtttgtttcttaaaaagtttttgaaaaaatgtaaaaaagaaaaaaaaaatttaagttaagaaattatttttatatattacttcaaaaattatataatttaaaaacatacaaatt is part of the Vitis riparia cultivar Riparia Gloire de Montpellier isolate 1030 chromosome 17, EGFV_Vit.rip_1.0, whole genome shotgun sequence genome and harbors:
- the LOC117934431 gene encoding U-box domain-containing protein 19-like, producing MFQSFNRSNRRILSFPAVHPCESISPVTLLGSLVALSTSILNYQSKFFPTQKRNARETLRQVGILSIFFEEIQDRRSVLPDSVVLCFSELHLAFQKIQFLLEDCSREGARLWILMKSQFVATQFRVLIRAFATALEVLPLNCIDVTSEVKELVELVAKQARKARFDLDANDECAAKDVIWILNQFEKIIEPDMSVVKRVLDHLEIRSWSECNKEIRFMEELSLECDEREVTLLKSLMGLMSYCRGVMFEEIESSGTDQTEGRCSVEMLSCLNPEDFRCPISLELMTDPVTVSTGQTYDRSSIQKWLRAGNIICPKTGEKLINKELVPNSALRKLIQQFCEDHGVSLAKTETQNSNTERTISVNSPAAAEATRFLSKFLARRLVSGTGEQKNKAAYEIRLLAKSSVFNRCCLIEAGTVPPLLNLLSSTDPPTQENAIAALLKLSKHVKGKKVIMDSGGLKLILKVLKAGPRLESRQIAAATLFYLASVDKYRALIGETPEAIPSLVELIKTGTTIGKMHAVVAIFGLLLCRENCPRVLAAGTVPLLVHLLASSVKEDLATDSLAALAKLSEHIDGSLAILKASGLPLITRILQSSPSRTGKEYCVSILLSLCTNGSIEVTVDLAKDPTLMTSLYSLVTEGTSHGSKKACSLLKIIHKFRETDSSGLRSSRVPQERFLRVR
- the LOC117904975 gene encoding aldehyde dehydrogenase family 2 member B4, mitochondrial-like; the protein is MAARRISSLLSRSLSVSSAFSLSLGKNFNRGKSIHRFSTAAAAVEELITPTVQINYTQLLINGQFVDAASGKTFPTFDPRTGEVIANVAEGDAEDINRAVSAARKAFDEGPWPRMSPYERSRILLRFADLAEKHNDELAALETWNNGKPYEQAAKAELPLFVRLFRYYAGWADKIHGLTVQADGPHHVQILHEPIGVAGQIIPWNFPLMMFAWKVGPALACGNTIVLKTAEQTPLTAFFAAKLFHEAGLPPGVLNIVSGYGPTAGAALASHMDVDKIAFTGSTDTGKIVQELASKSNLKPVTLELGGKSPFIVCEDADIDQAVELAHFALFFNQGQCCCAGSRTFVHESVYDEFIEKAKARALSRTVGDPFKKGIEQGPQIDPEQFAKVLRYIRSGIESNATLECGGGRIGSKGYFVQPTVFSNVQDDMLIAKDEIFGPVQSILKYKDLDEVIRRANSTRYGLAAGVFTKNINTANTLTRALRVGTVWVNCFDVFDAAIPFGGYKMSGVGREKGIYSLNNYLQVKAVITPLKNPAWL